A window of the Stigmatella aurantiaca genome harbors these coding sequences:
- a CDS encoding helix-turn-helix domain-containing protein → MSAPPLAANTAPAFLTVEEAAELLRVNRKTLYEAIRLEQVPGVARLGRILRIHRDTLLTWSPGNSRPALGDTKS, encoded by the coding sequence ATGAGCGCGCCCCCTCTGGCTGCGAACACCGCGCCCGCGTTTCTCACCGTGGAGGAAGCCGCCGAACTTCTGCGGGTGAACCGGAAAACCCTCTACGAGGCGATCCGGCTCGAACAGGTGCCCGGGGTTGCTCGGCTCGGGCGAATCCTCCGCATCCACCGGGACACGCTGCTAACGTGGAGCCCCGGTAACAGCAGACCTGCGCTCGGAGACACGAAGTCATGA